A stretch of Candidatus Manganitrophaceae bacterium DNA encodes these proteins:
- a CDS encoding DUF4337 domain-containing protein, whose product MPEVELPKLEELEKMKTRSFERRVALTTSIFAVVLAIAGLGGSNATKEMLLAQQQASDQWAFYQSKSVKEHQTRTRRMQLEIELAERGPNMPPDIRKRTEGLLAQTTEEEKRYQSEKGEIEKEAKALEQERNIFRARDPYFDFAEVLLQIAIVMASISILSDVPAIFYFSLALASIGTLLVLNGYLLLVKIPFIQSGH is encoded by the coding sequence ATGCCGGAAGTGGAACTCCCCAAGTTGGAGGAGCTGGAGAAAATGAAAACCCGCTCGTTCGAGCGGCGGGTGGCGCTGACCACGTCAATCTTCGCCGTGGTGTTGGCGATCGCCGGCCTCGGCGGAAGCAACGCCACGAAAGAGATGCTCTTGGCCCAACAGCAGGCGTCGGACCAGTGGGCATTTTATCAATCAAAATCGGTCAAGGAGCATCAGACCCGCACGCGGCGGATGCAGCTCGAGATAGAGCTGGCCGAGCGGGGTCCGAACATGCCCCCCGATATCCGCAAACGAACCGAGGGGCTGCTGGCCCAGACGACGGAGGAGGAGAAGCGGTATCAGTCGGAGAAGGGAGAGATCGAGAAGGAGGCAAAGGCGCTGGAGCAGGAGAGGAATATCTTCCGCGCCAGAGATCCCTATTTTGACTTCGCCGAGGTGTTGCTGCAGATCGCCATTGTCATGGCGTCGATTTCTATTTTATCCGACGTCCCGGCAATCTTTTACTTCAGCCTGGCGCTCGCCTCGATCGGAACCCTCCTCGTTCTCAACGGCTATTTACTCCTTGTGAAAATTCCGTTTATCCAGAGCGGCCACTGA
- a CDS encoding MFS transporter produces the protein MDGDRKRRGGVRWLILGLLFLISMVTYIDRVNISIAGKEMMPEFGLSAVEMGAAFSAFVFGYALFQIPGGWLGDRWGPRFILTAAVLWWSLFTAFTAAVGLPLLESLFGLFGSLLLIRFWVGVGEAAALPNFNRAVANWLAPSERGLGIGVSIGGIGFGSALTPPVVAFLMGRYGWRMAFYVSAAAGLFVAALWFLVARDRPEEHPWVTESEAAWIGRPAADAPSRAPGFSALLRSRSVWFLTLSYTMLGYIAYIYLSWFFLYLVNVRNFTVLKGSFLATGPFLAMALFCPLGGWVTDRLTDRYGPGIGRRGVGAAGMFLTAVLIFLGAVAQEPYTAIFLLSLGAGLLYATVGAYWASTIDLSHRHSGALSGLMNMGANLGGTLSPTLTPFLGERWGWPVALGVAAGAALVGALLWFGVRFDRGDESPG, from the coding sequence GTGGACGGAGATCGGAAGAGAAGGGGGGGTGTCCGGTGGTTGATTCTCGGCCTCCTCTTTCTGATCAGCATGGTCACCTACATCGACCGGGTCAATATTTCGATCGCCGGAAAAGAGATGATGCCGGAGTTCGGCCTCTCTGCAGTCGAAATGGGGGCCGCCTTTTCCGCCTTTGTTTTCGGCTATGCGCTTTTCCAGATTCCGGGCGGATGGCTTGGAGATCGCTGGGGCCCGCGCTTTATTTTGACCGCCGCGGTGCTCTGGTGGTCGCTCTTCACCGCTTTTACCGCCGCCGTCGGGCTCCCTCTGCTTGAATCCCTCTTTGGGCTGTTCGGCTCTTTGCTGTTGATCCGATTTTGGGTCGGGGTGGGCGAGGCGGCGGCGCTGCCGAATTTTAACCGGGCGGTGGCGAACTGGCTCGCCCCCTCCGAGCGGGGGTTGGGGATCGGTGTTTCGATCGGCGGCATCGGATTTGGCTCCGCCCTCACCCCGCCGGTGGTGGCGTTCTTGATGGGGCGCTACGGCTGGCGGATGGCGTTTTACGTTTCGGCCGCCGCCGGCCTCTTTGTCGCGGCGCTCTGGTTTCTCGTCGCACGGGATCGGCCGGAGGAACATCCATGGGTGACGGAGTCGGAGGCAGCCTGGATCGGACGACCGGCCGCCGACGCCCCGTCGCGCGCCCCCGGTTTTTCGGCGCTCCTTCGAAGCCGCTCCGTCTGGTTTCTCACGCTGAGCTATACCATGCTCGGATATATCGCCTATATCTACCTCTCTTGGTTTTTTCTCTATCTGGTCAACGTCCGAAATTTCACCGTTTTAAAAGGCTCTTTCTTGGCGACCGGGCCGTTCCTGGCGATGGCGCTCTTCTGCCCCTTGGGGGGATGGGTCACCGATCGGCTGACCGACCGATATGGTCCCGGCATTGGAAGGCGGGGGGTCGGCGCGGCCGGGATGTTCCTCACCGCCGTGCTGATCTTCTTGGGCGCCGTCGCTCAAGAGCCGTACACGGCGATCTTTCTTCTCTCCCTGGGGGCGGGGCTCCTTTATGCCACGGTCGGCGCCTATTGGGCGAGCACGATCGATCTGTCGCATCGGCATTCGGGAGCGTTGTCGGGGTTGATGAACATGGGGGCGAATCTCGGCGGGACCCTCTCGCCGACGCTGACCCCGTTTCTCGGCGAGCGGTGGGGGTGGCCGGTTGCCCTCGGCGTGGCGGCCGGCGCCGCATTGGTCGGAGCGCTTCTCTGGTTTGGGGTTCGCTTCGACCGGGGCGATGAATCGCCCGGATGA